A single region of the Tigriopus californicus strain San Diego chromosome 8, Tcal_SD_v2.1, whole genome shotgun sequence genome encodes:
- the LOC131885299 gene encoding uncharacterized protein LOC131885299 has product MVPRQSLALAWCVMAFCLILSHVQGTSSYSLRGSPNSIGTPSFHEIRQYPHIADLWMEDWKDGGAKRINAGAGIFKKYNKARVLMGKRSQTRPMDQFEFNDEY; this is encoded by the exons ATGGTTCCACGACAATCCCTGGCTCTCGCTTGGTGCGTCATGGCCTTTTGCCTCATTCTCAGTCATGTCCAAGGGACATCCAGCTACAGCCTCCGAGGATCTCCGAATAGCATAGGCACTCCCAGTTTCCACGAAATTCGTCAATATCCGCATATTGCAGATCTTTGGATGGAGGATTGGAAAGACGGG GGTGCCAAGCGAATCAACGCTGGAGCAGGGATCTTCAAGAAGTACAACAAAGCCAGGGTTCTGATGGGAAAACGGTCCCAAACCCGTCCCATGgatcaatttgaattcaacGACGAGTACTAG
- the LOC131885298 gene encoding uncharacterized protein LOC131885298 — protein sequence MNRLANTNLDKQMRKIEKSQEKAVKILTKQRRDLTKAIQDNEKLIEQHMAKGTPAEIKLESEIEKLAKRLETMKEEMVQVRIRREERLAPLKDRSEHLKEQLKLVESQLDSTFVLRERRSQSRIELDNLNGNLSTSPQFMSQQTLNEDYMPSSPPPYSPYSS from the exons ATGAATCGCCTAGCCAATACTAACTTGGACAAACAGATGCGGAAAATCGAGAAGAGCCAGGAGAAAGCCGTCAAAATTCTGACCAAACAGAGGCGGGATTTGACCAAGGCCATTCAGGACAATGAGAAGCTCATCGAGCAACACATGGCCAAAGGCACACCCGCGGAAATCAAGCTCGAGAGTGAGATTGAGAAATTGGCAAAG AGGTTGGAGACCATGAAAGAGGAAATGGTACAGGTTCGGATCCGGAGGGAGGAACGCCTTGCCCCTCTGAAAGATCGGAGTGAGCATTTAAAAGAGCAATTGAAGTTGGTGGAATCCCAATTGGACTCTACATTTGTGTTACGGGAGCGCCGCAGTCAGAGCCGCATTGAGTTGGACAATTTGAACGGAAATTTGTCCACTAGTCCTCAGTTTATGTCCCAACAAACCTTGAATGAGGATTACATGCCCAGTTCACCTCCTCCGTATTCTCCATATTCAAGCTGA